Within Montipora foliosa isolate CH-2021 chromosome 3, ASM3666993v2, whole genome shotgun sequence, the genomic segment ATATTATGGTTTCTGGGCAATCAGGAGAGCATTAGGTCAATTGCCGATCGGTTCAATGTAACGAAAAGGTCAGTTTTTCTTTGTTGCAAAAGGGTTTGTGATGCAATCAAAAATAATGTTGCTAGTCGCATGATAATGTGGATGACACAGGATCGCATGAAGTTAATAACGGACGGATTCCGCCAACACAAAGGTATGCCAGGAGTGATTGGAGCTATAGATGGCTTGCATATCACAATAAAAGCGCCGCAAGAATGCCCTGAAGACTATGTGAACAGAAAGGACTTTTATTCTGTTGTATTGCAGGGAATATCTGAGCACAAAATGGTGTTCATTGACTGTTACACTGGCTGGTCAGGCGGTGTACATGATTCAAGGGTTTTGAAGAATTCAGACTTTTTTGCTGGCGTAAAAAACGGTATTAAGTGAACAAACTGTTTTAGGTTGTGTATAACGAGCGTGTTCACTTATTCGTGGTAAGAAAGATCTGGTGTTTTATTATAATTGAGCGCACGTGTCTGAGTATAAAATTACATTGCGTCATAGGCATATTGTAACATCTCCCTTTTTATAGAAGACGGAATACATAACACACAAATGAGGTGTAGAAAATCACTACTCTTAATCAGTATAAAAAAAATCGATGATCTAAAATGATATAAGAAACGTTAACGAAGATAAATGTGCTAAACGCTAATGTAACCGTTTCAATCAagtaaaatcaaatcaatgttCAATGTTCATGCTCAACAAATCTAAATCAAGTCTCTAATTCTGCATTAATAATCAATCAAAGTCTATATGAAGCGATCAGGCTTCTTAGTCACTCATCAAAGTCTATATGAAGCGATCAGGCTTCTTCTCAGTACCGGCTTTGCAGCTGTTGGCACTGGCTCTGGCTGTATGTCCTTGGCTGGTCCAGGCTGTGTGAGAGTTGGCTTGAGATGTTCTCGGTTGCGTCGTTACTGCTCACCATTTGATTCAACTATGTACGATCTGTCTGAGAGCTTCTCAGTACACGTACCTAGGTTCCAGGGTTTTCCTCTTAGGTTGGGTGCAACTTGCACTTCTTGACCAAGTTCAAGTTCTGGTAGTCTCTTAGCTTGCTTGTCGTGATAGCTTTTGGCCTTCTGTCGTTTAAGCTCAATTTTCTCTGTCACACCATATGCTACTTCCGGTTTCAGAAGACTGGTTGCTATGGGAACCAAGGTTTTGGTTCTTCTAGACATCAAATGTTGTACATGGCTTGTTTGCATTCCCTGTGTTGGAGTATTACGGAAGTCTAAAAGTGCTGACCATGGATCTTTGTTGTCTCGCAGTGCTTTCTTAAACAAGTTCTTAGCAATTTTAACGGCTGATTCTGCTTTTCCGTTGGCTTTCTGATGATGTGGGGATGAGGAAAGATGTCTGAATTCCCATTCGTTGGCAAACTGTACGAACTCATTGCTGATGTACTGTGGGCCATTATCGGAGACTAAGACATCCGGTATACCATGTCGGCTGAATTGGACCTTGAGAAACTTGATGATCGATGACGAGGTTGTATCTGTTAGTGGACTCACTTCAATATAGTCTGAGTAGTAATCTACCAGTACTATATAGTCCTTCGACTTCAACAGATCAGTAGCTACTCTGCTCCAGGGTCTGTCTGGTATTTCGTGTGACTGCATAGGCATGCTGGGATTGTTTGGCTGGAACTCTGCACACACTTGGCACGTTAATATTGCATTCCTGACATCATGTTGCATTGCAGGCCAGAACAAACGGTCCCGCGCTTTCCTCAAACAAGCCTCGATCCCTTGATGACTGGAATGTAACCTCGCGATGACTTCCAATCTGAGTGCTTGTGGAATAATAATGCGTTGATTCTTGAATAACACGCCGTTGTACAGTGTCAGCTCCTCCCTGTAGTTCCAGTAGTCTTGGATGGGGGTTAGTACTTCTTCGCACGTATCCGGCCATCCGATAAGTATGATGGGGTCTTGTTCTGTAGCTTTCTGTAGTTGTGCAAGTCTTTCGCTGGTAATCTTTACGTTGTTTAGCAGGTTGATTTCTTCCAGCTCAAGAGCAAACACCTGAAACTCATCACTAGGCTCCCCTTGATCTGCAAGGTAAGCTCGTGATAGATGATCTGCCACGTACATCTGTGATCCAGGTTTGTAGACCACGTTGATGTTGTACTTCTGTAGTCGTAATATCATGCGTTGTAGTCGTCCTGGTGCAGATAACAGAGATTTTTTGAAGATAGACTGTGGA encodes:
- the LOC137995667 gene encoding uncharacterized protein gives rise to the protein MADNRKRVSALATVSVAALELLEEDDDELEVNTFSELVFIPLIIKDRRKAVRVQGYAEDVVPSYTISDFWSHFRLSTGTFEALTLELGNYPEIPTGPPHGRLPNSVSKHLLIILWFLGNQESIRSIADRFNVTKRSVFLCCKRVCDAIKNNVASRMIMWMTQDRMKLITDGFRQHKGMPGVIGAIDGLHITIKAPQECPEDYVNRKDFYSVVLQGISEHKMVFIDCYTGWSGGVHDSRVLKNSDFFAGVKNGIK